One stretch of Spartobacteria bacterium DNA includes these proteins:
- a CDS encoding flavodoxin encodes MNITIVYGSTMGNTQNAAKQIQAQLGGDLINVSDLTEDVIAGSDLLVLGTSTWGVGDLQDDWNEKVDLFHTTALDGKKVALFGLGDQEEYGDTFVDGMGLLYRAVKASGAQIVGMTSNEGYSYSSSEAEVDGKFAGLVLDDDNQSEMTEARITEWVASVKKEMS; translated from the coding sequence ATGAATATTACAATTGTTTATGGATCAACGATGGGAAATACACAGAATGCGGCGAAACAGATTCAGGCTCAGCTGGGTGGAGATTTGATCAATGTCAGTGATTTGACAGAGGATGTCATAGCAGGTTCCGACCTGTTGGTGTTAGGGACATCCACCTGGGGCGTCGGTGATCTTCAAGATGACTGGAATGAGAAAGTTGACTTGTTTCATACAACTGCGTTGGACGGCAAAAAAGTTGCACTGTTTGGATTAGGTGACCAGGAAGAGTATGGGGATACATTCGTTGATGGAATGGGGTTGCTCTACCGGGCTGTAAAGGCATCGGGTGCACAGATTGTAGGTATGACAAGCAATGAGGGATATTCATACTCGTCATCTGAGGCTGAAGTTGATGGTAAATTTGCTGGACTGGTTCTGGATGATGACAACCAGTCAGAAATGACCGAAGCCCGCATCACAGAATGGGTTGCGTCGGTCAAAAAGGAAATGTCGTAA
- a CDS encoding 4Fe-4S dicluster domain-containing protein, which yields MITRKLYLYFPKSETEKPIVYQLVKDFNLIINIFRAKVTPQEEGYLLLEVSGEEQDFEDAVRYLQSFNVEINKGIKGFVWHEDKCVSCGNCLTHCPTNALHISDLNTRKVMHDETRCIECMACLTHCPFGACSSLF from the coding sequence ATGATTACACGTAAACTGTATCTTTACTTCCCGAAAAGCGAAACGGAAAAACCCATTGTCTATCAGCTGGTGAAGGACTTCAATCTGATCATCAATATTTTCCGTGCCAAAGTGACTCCGCAGGAAGAAGGGTATCTGCTGTTGGAGGTCTCGGGCGAAGAACAGGATTTCGAGGATGCTGTTCGCTATCTCCAGTCTTTTAATGTGGAAATTAACAAGGGCATTAAAGGCTTTGTCTGGCATGAGGATAAATGCGTTTCCTGTGGAAACTGCCTGACGCATTGCCCAACCAATGCGCTGCATATCAGTGATTTGAACACGCGCAAAGTAATGCATGACGAAACCCGCTGCATTGAATGCATGGCCTGTCTGACACATTGCCCCTTTGGTGCCTGCAGTTCCCTTTTCTAG
- a CDS encoding DUF2023 family protein, translated as MEVFIHHIYEFRKGLRNLVLYTGSLNELSSIKKRLDKDSISYLIQPVGREKINVFFGNPICVDVVSRFVDKRLCDLTPEEDFMLGIMLGYDRIQQCLRYVKRAAHYQICS; from the coding sequence ATGGAAGTTTTCATTCACCACATATATGAATTCCGTAAGGGATTGAGAAATCTTGTACTATATACAGGTAGCCTTAATGAGCTGAGCTCAATTAAAAAACGTCTCGATAAAGACAGCATTTCTTATCTGATTCAGCCGGTTGGCCGCGAAAAAATCAATGTGTTTTTTGGCAATCCAATCTGTGTGGATGTTGTCAGTCGCTTTGTGGATAAACGCCTATGTGATTTAACGCCCGAAGAAGATTTTATGTTGGGTATTATGCTCGGTTATGACCGCATTCAGCAATGTTTGCGTTATGTCAAACGAGCAGCCCACTACCAGATTTGCTCATGA
- a CDS encoding UPF0280 family protein yields the protein MVQSYTIARFSYRGATYRVKAGDPFPVVQALVRQREQLEQYIAEHTLFAASLTPLPDDPAAPRIVRRMLQAVQYAEVGPMAAVAGAMAQCAYETARSEASITDCLIDNGGDCYLAASSVVHVGLFSGYTRKDRALALRFQPEDQPVAVCSSSSEMGHSQSSGNCALATVIAEDAALADACATWVCNLTGTSRSMKEILEQCCGIPDVRAVFIQQQGRIGIKGRHVPEIVRNADRSVQKKICRDESSASSF from the coding sequence ATGGTGCAAAGCTATACCATCGCTCGCTTTTCCTATCGCGGTGCCACGTATCGCGTTAAAGCGGGCGATCCGTTTCCGGTCGTACAGGCACTGGTGCGCCAGCGTGAGCAGCTGGAGCAGTACATTGCGGAGCATACCCTTTTTGCCGCCAGTTTGACCCCGCTGCCTGATGATCCTGCCGCACCGCGCATTGTTCGCCGCATGTTGCAGGCCGTACAGTATGCCGAAGTCGGTCCTATGGCCGCAGTGGCCGGGGCCATGGCGCAGTGCGCCTATGAGACGGCCCGTTCCGAAGCATCGATCACGGATTGTCTCATCGATAATGGCGGCGATTGTTATCTGGCCGCCTCATCCGTGGTGCATGTGGGTTTATTTTCCGGATACACCCGGAAAGATCGTGCGCTGGCGCTGCGTTTTCAGCCTGAAGATCAGCCCGTCGCGGTCTGTTCTTCGTCATCGGAAATGGGGCATTCGCAAAGCTCCGGAAACTGTGCCCTGGCTACCGTCATCGCGGAGGATGCCGCGCTGGCCGATGCCTGTGCCACCTGGGTATGCAACCTTACCGGCACGTCGCGGTCCATGAAAGAAATTCTGGAACAATGCTGCGGTATTCCTGATGTACGCGCGGTCTTTATCCAGCAGCAGGGACGGATCGGTATCAAAGGACGACACGTCCCGGAAATCGTTCGTAATGCCGATCGCTCTGTTCAAAAGAAAATCTGTCGTGACGAATCGTCTGCCTCTTCTTTCTAA